A part of Aspergillus flavus chromosome 1, complete sequence genomic DNA contains:
- a CDS encoding choline transport protein — protein sequence MASHELKQMAPATSHEVEGRSSSKETDDVNLIRLGKRPVLKRNFGLMSMLGFSCTILITWEGIVVLFLQAFQNGGPAGAVYGFIFVWAGVAATFVVLSELASMAPTSGGQYHWCSMLAPPSAMKLFSYLTGWLTVIGWQATFATSCFLSGTLIQGLIVLTNSSYEPKNWHGTLLFWAVAVFSVGINSVGGNLLPRFEGLILILHILGFFAILIPLTYMADHSSAQEVFTHFLNLGEWPTQGLSFFIGLVGCVFAFAGGDAAVHMSEEITNAPVAVPRSIMLSVLINGTLGFSMLIAMLFCLGDIEAALVSPTGYPFMAIFLQATHSVAGTATMGAIITTMGICTSVGMLASTSRQFWSFARDRGIPGWRLWSRVTPESAIPIYSVGLTTIVACLLALINIGSSVAFNDLVSMSISGLYLSYMIVASLLLYRRCTGGIGSSKSSDDAIVNTAGAKLVWGPFHLPGIWGILVNTFALIYMTIAVFFSFWPPQHTVTVDTMNFSVVGTVGVIILSLVYYVLRARNVYEGPIVEIQI from the exons ATGGCCTCCCATGAGCTCAAGCAAATGGCGCCTGCCACTTCGCACGAGGTAGAAGGCCGCTCCTCGAGTAAAGAGACTGATGATGTCAATTTGATCCGCTTGGGCAAACGCCCTGTCTTGAAG CGAAATTTCGGCTTAATGTCAATGCTGGGTTTTAGCTGCACCATCCTCATCACGTGGGAAGGCATTGTCGT ACTATTCTTGCAGGCGTTTCAAAA TGGAGGTCCAGCAGGAGCCGTGTATGGTTTCATCTTTGTTTGGGCCGGTGTTGCAGCGACCTTTGTAGTTTTATCAGAGCTGGCATCAAT GGCTCCAACATCCGGCGGCCAGTATCATTGGTGTTCTATGCTGGCACCTCCGTCCGCAATGAAGCTCTTCAGCTACCTAACAG GCTGGCTCACTGTCATCGGATGGCAAGCAACGTTTGCAACATCGTGCTTTCTTTCTGGAACCCTCATACAAGGTCTTATCGTCCTCACAAACTCTAGTTATGAGCCTAAGAATTGGCATGGGACTCTCCTTTTTTGGGCCGTCGCTGTTTTCTCCGTGGGTATTAACAGTGTGGGAGGAAACCTGCTGCCCCGTTTCGAGGGCCTGATTCTTATCCTCCATATTCTCGGCTTTTTCGCCATTCTTATCCCGTTGACATATATGGCGGATCACTCGAGTGCGCAGGAGGTCTTCACCCACTTCCTGAACCTGGGCGAATGGCCCACACAGGGCTTGTCATTTTTCATCGGTCTAGTTGGTTGCGTGTTTGCATTCGCAGGTGGTGACGCTGCTGTTCAT ATGTCCGAAGAAATCACCAACGCCCCGGTTGCTGTCCCACGCTCCATCATGCTTAGTGTTCTCATCAACGGAACATTAGGTTTCAGTATGTTGATCGCCATGTTGTTCTGCCTGGGAGATATCGAGGCAGCCCTGGTATCTCCTACTGGTTATCCATTCATGGCGATTTTCCTCCAAGCAACGCACTCTGTGGCTGGCACAGCAACAATGGGCGCTATCATTACGACTATGGGAATATGCACATCGGTCGGCATGTTGGCCTCAACATCACGGCAATTCTGGTCTTTTGCGAGAGATCGCGGAATTCCTGGCTGGCGCTTATGGAGCAGG GTGACCCCCGAATCCGCCATCCCAATCTACTCCGTCGGCCTCACCACAATCGTCGCCTGCCTACTAGCCCTAATCAACATCGGCTCCTCAGTCGCCTTTAACGACCTCGTCTCCATGTCCATCTCCGGTCTCTACCTCTCCTACATGATCGTCGCCAGTCTCCTCCTCTACCGACGCTGTACAGGCGGCATCGGCAGCTCCAAAAGCAGCGACGACGCCATCGTCAACACGGCCGGCGCAAAGCTCGTCTGGGGCCCCTTCCATCTACCCGGGATCTGGGGTATCCTGGTCAATACCTTTGCGCTTATCTATATGACGATCGCTGTCTTCTTTAGCTTCTGGCCACCGCAGCATACGGTCACGGTTGATACGATGAATTTTAGTGTAGTTGGTACCGTGGGGGTTATTATTTTGAGTCTTGTGTATTATGTGCTAAGGGCGAGGAATGTATATGAGGGACCTATTGTTGAGATACAAATTTGA